A stretch of the Aegilops tauschii subsp. strangulata cultivar AL8/78 chromosome 4, Aet v6.0, whole genome shotgun sequence genome encodes the following:
- the LOC109783216 gene encoding uncharacterized protein translates to MLVRSASTPVLGALHATSGAGGHSPAVHFAESSPTVAYHPPAISCSLSAGGGGGSDHERSRGGLRRACSDGNLAALGGRADDHHLPRRSRPALETIQSFTARDGARDEEEEDEDADDDDQETSFGAFGFGAGSTYAQEHPLFLARGLGIDRLGSGLLSADCGGGIDGGAGGGYLVASGGGGGDSSGIEIHYKRLIDEDPCNGLFLRNYAQFLYQVKGDRRRAEEYYSRAILADPNDGELLSEYARLVWEVHGDEERASSYFHRAARADPHNSHVLAAQAAFLWDTDDGAGPDDDDAMTMSYTGFPAAHPSMASATS, encoded by the exons ATGCTGGTGAGGAGCGCGTCCACGCCGGTGCTCGGCGCGCTGCACGCCAcctccggcgccggcggccacTCGCCGGCCGTCCACTTCGCCGAGTCCTCGCCCACGGTCGCCTACCACCCGCCGGCCATCTCCTGCAGCCTGtccgccggcggtggcggcggctcggACCACGAGCGCTCCCGCGGAGGCCTGCGCCGCGCGTGCTCGGACGGCAACCTCGCCGCGCTGGGCGGCCGCGCGGACGACCACCACCTGCCGCGGCGGTCCAGGCCGGCGCTCGAGACGATCCAGTCGTTCACGGCGCGCGACGGGGCCagagacgaggaggaggaggatgaggacgcCGACGACGATGACCAAGAGACGAGCTTTGGGGCGTTCGGCTTCGGCGCGGGCAGCACGTACGCGCAGGAGCACCCTCTGTTCCTGGCAAGGGGCCTCGGGATCGACCGGCTGGGCTCGGGCCTGCTGAGCGCCGACTGCGGGGGCggcatcgacggcggcgccgggggCGGCTACCTGGTGGCCTCGGGCGGCGGGGGAGGGGACAGCTCCGGCATCGAGATCCACTACAAGAGGCTCATCGACGAGGACCCCTGCAACGGCCTCTTCCTCAGGAACTACGCGCAGTTCCTCTACCAG GTGAAAGGGGATCGGCGGAGGGCGGAGGAGTACTACTCCCGCGCGATCCTGGCGGACCCCAACGACGGCGAGCTGCTGTCGGAGTACGCCAGGCTGGTGTGGGAGGTgcacggcgacgaggagcgcgcCTCCAGCTACTTCCACCGGGCGGCCAGGGCCGACCCGCACAACAGCCACGTCCTCGCCGCGCAGGCCGCCTTCCTGTGGGACACGGACGACGGCGCCGGGCCCGACGACGACGATGCCATGACCATGAGCTACACCGGGTTCCCGGCCGCTCACCCCTCCATGGCCTCCGCCACGAGCTGA
- the LOC109783217 gene encoding large ribosomal subunit protein uL11m yields MATLKDVATRKPILATIRLLVPAGAARPAPPVGPALGFYRLNLMAFCKDFNARTQKYKAETPMQVTLTAYKDSTFEFVVKSPSVSWFLKKAAGVETASSRPGHNMVTSLSLRHVYEIAKLKQSDPFCKHMSLEALCKSIIGTAKSMGIEIVKDL; encoded by the coding sequence ATGGCAACACTTAAAGATGTGGCAACACGGAAGCCTATTCTAGCGACAATCCGCCTCCTAGTTCCTGCTGGAGCAGCCCGCCCCGCACCGCCTGTCGGGCCAGCTCTGGGTTTCTACAGGCTCAATCTGATGGCTTTCTGCAAGGATTTCAACGCCAGGACACAGAAGTACAAGGCGGAGACTCCGATGCAAGTCACACTGACTGCCTACAAGGACAGCACTTTTGAGTTTGTAGTCAAGTCGCCCTCGGTCTCATGGTTCCTCAAGAAAGCGGCGGGCGTCGAGACGGCAAGCAGCCGGCCAGGCCACAACATGGTGACGTCCCTCTCGCTCCGCCATGTCTACGAGATCGCGAAGCTGAAGCAGTCAGACCCGTTCTGCAAGCACATGTCGCTCGAGGCCCTGTGCAAGTCCATCATCGGCACGGCCAAGTCCATGGGCATCGAAATCGTCAAGGATCTCTGA